From the Gymnogyps californianus isolate 813 chromosome 2, ASM1813914v2, whole genome shotgun sequence genome, one window contains:
- the FOXQ1 gene encoding forkhead box protein Q1: MKLEVFSQHYEDKLSAGSDQEGSGSLSPAPAESELGSDGDCAANSPGSGVVRPGHPPPPPPAPQPPPPPAESAKGKPYTRRPKPPYSYIALIAMAIRDSAGGRLTLAEINDYLMSRFPFFRGAYTGWRNSVRHNLSLNDCFVKVLRDPARPWGKDNYWMLNPSSEYTFADGVFRRRRKRLSRAAPPPQPARPAAAAAPPPPPQEAAGAGAASPGGSPRCCCASSPCNCAPGAAAKEAAAVSGGAAAAAGGGGAKFSSSFAIESLLRRPAGPRAAPQQQPPPPHARLLWPAPPAPPHLLPGPYPLLPYPPAAQPPPAAAAALYGGGLLQLCAYGLGEPPPLLLGGGRQALAQGEPPPAERPRAPLFPAALSKGGRGPPPGSPLYGPLRLAGPLQPAAGGSASFQPYAVETPLA, encoded by the coding sequence atgaAGCTGGAGGTGTTCTCGCAGCACTACGAGGACAAGCTGAGCGCCGGCAGCGACCAGGAAGGCAGCGGCTCCCTCTCCCCGGCGCCGGCTGAGAGCGAGCTGGGCTCGGACGGCGACTGCGCCGCCAACAGCCCGGGCAGCGGGGTCGTGCGGCCGGGGcaccccccgccgccgccccccgccccgcagccgccgccgccgccggccgaGAGCGCCAAGGGGAAGCCCTACACGCGGCGGCCGAAGCCGCCCTACTCCTACATCGCGCTGATCGCCATGGCCATCCGCGACTCGGCCGGCGGCCGCCTGACCCTGGCCGAGATCAACGACTACCTGATGAGCCGCTTCCCCTTCTTCCGCGGCGCCTACACCGGCTGGCGCAACTCGGTGCGCCACAACCTCTCCCTCAACGACTGCTTCGTCAAGGTGCTGCGCGACCCGGCGCGGCCCTGGGGCAAGGACAACTACTGGATGCTCAACCCCAGCAGCGAGTACACCTTCGCCGACGGCGTCTTCCGCCGCCGCCGCAAGCGCCTcagccgcgccgccccgccgccgcagcccgcccgccccgccgccgccgccgcgccgccgccgccgccgcaggaGGCGGCCGGAGCGGGCGCCGCGTCCCCCGGCGGTTCCCCGCGGTGCTGCTGCGCCTCCTCGCCCTGCAACTGCgcgccgggcgccgccgccAAGGAGGCAGCGGCGGtgagcggcggggcggcggcggcggcgggcggtgGCGGCGCCAAGTTCTCCAGCTCCTTCGCCATCGAGAGCCTCCTccggcggccggcggggccccgcgccgccccgcagcagcagccgccgccgccgcacgcCCGCCTCCTCTGGCCGGCGCCGCCCGCGCCCCCGCACCTGCTGCCCGGTCCCTACCCGCTGCTCCCCTACCCACCTgccgcgcagcccccgcccgccgctgccgccgccctCTACGGCGGCggcctcctgcagctctgcgcCTACGGGCTGGGcgagccgccgccgctgctgctggggggcGGGCGGCAGGCGCTGGCCCAGGGCGAGCCGCCGCCGGCGGAGCGGCCGCGGGCGCCGCTCTTCCCCGCCGCCCTCTCGaagggcgggcgggggccgccgCCCGGCTCCCCGCTCTACGGGCCACTTCGGCTGGCCGGGCCGCTgcagccggcggcggggggctcGGCCTCCTTCCAGCCGTACGCCGTGGAGACCCCCCTGGCTTAA